A genomic region of Mus musculus strain C57BL/6J chromosome 7, GRCm38.p6 C57BL/6J contains the following coding sequences:
- the B3gnt6 gene encoding acetylgalactosaminyl-O-glycosyl-glycoprotein beta-1,3-N-acetylglucosaminyltransferase has protein sequence MALPSSRRFKSPTTLAFFLVGVTLVVLNQWFLQEHRQEKAKGPVATRRSLAAVVQRSPLFQVPPCVANASANLLTGFQLLPARIQDFLRYRHCRRFPQLWDAPPKCAGPRGVFLLLAVKSSPAHYERRELIRRTWGQERSYSGRQVLRLFLVGTSPPEEAAREPQLADLLSLEAREYGDVLQWDFSDTFLNLTLKHLHLLDWTAEHCPGVSFLLSCDDDVFVHTANVLSFLEVQSPEHHLFTGQLMVGSVPVRESGSKYFVPPQIFPGVAYPAYCSGGGFLLSRYTVRNLRSAAHHVPLFPIDDAYMGMCLQQAGLAPSSHQGIRPFGVQLPNVQRLSLDPCMYRELLLVHRFAPYEMLLMWKALHNPALHCSHKQVAGSPTAGEQNPDAH, from the coding sequence atGGCTTTGCCCAGCAGCCGCAGGTTCAAGAGTCCCACGACACTGGCTTTCTTTCTAGTGGGTGTGACTTTAGTGGTGCTGAATCAGTGGTTCCTCCAGGAACACAGGCAGGAGAAAGCCAAGGGTCCTGTGGCCACTCGCCGGTCTTTGGCAGCTGTGGTACAGCGTTCGCCGCTCTTCCAGGTGCCCCCCTGCGTGGCCAACGCCTCCGCGAACCTCCTGACTGGCTTCCAGCTGCTGCCTGCTAGGATCCAAGACTTCCTGCGCTACCGCCACTGCCGCCGCTTTCCGCAACTGTGGGACGCGCCGCCCAAGTGCGCGGGCCCCCGCGGCGTCTTCTTGCTGCTGGCCGTGAAGTCGTCGCCTGCGCACTACGAGCGGCGCGAGCTGATCCGGCGCACGTGGGGCCAGGAGCGCAGCTACAGCGGCCGGCAGGTGCTTCGCCTCTTCCTGGTGGGGACCTCCCCTCCCGAGGAGGCGGCTCGCGAGCCTCAGCTGGCCGATCTGCTGAGCCTGGAGGCGCGCGAGTACGGCGatgtgctgcagtgggacttCAGTGACACCTTCCTCAACCTCACACTCAAGCACCTGCACCTGCTGGACTGGACAGCGGAGCACTGCCCGGGCGTGAGCTTCCTGCTCAGCTGCGACGACGACGTCTTCGTGCACACGGCCAACGTACTGAGCTTCCTAGAGGTGCAGTCGCCCGAGCACCACCTCTTCACCGGGCAGCTCATGGTTGGTTCTGTGCCTGTTCGCGAAAGCGGGAGCAAGTACTTCGTGCCCCCACAGATCTTCCCGGGCGTAGCCTACCCTGCGTACTGCAGCGGCGGCGGCTTCCTTCTGTCCCGCTACACAGTCCGCAACCTGCGCAGCGCGGCACACCACGTCCCGCTCTTCCCCATCGACGATGCCTACATGGGCATGTGTCTGCAGCAGGCCGGCCTGGCGCCCAGCAGCCACCAGGGCATCCGGCCCTTCGGCGTGCAGCTGCCCAATGTGCAGCGCTTATCCTTGGATCCCTGCATGTACCGCGAGCTGCTGCTGGTGCACCGCTTCGCGCCTTATGAGATGCTGCTCATGTGGAAGGCGCTGCACAACCCAGCGCTGCACTGTAGCCACAAACAGGTTGCAGGATCTCCCACGGCCGGAGAACAGAACCCCGATGCACACTGA